Within the Armatimonadota bacterium genome, the region CCGATTTCGCTCTGATGGTGGCGAACGCGGTTGCGCAGGGGGAATGTGATTTGGGTATACTCATCTGCGGCACGGGAGTGGGCATGAGCATCAGCGCGAACAAAGTCAAAGGCATTCGTGCCGCACATGCGCAGGACCCTGTCACTGCCCGGCTGGCGCGTCAGCATAACGACGCGAATGTGTTGTGTATGGGCGGACGCATTATCGGTGCCGAATTGGCGATGGAGATTGTGAATGCATTTCTCAACGCTTCGTTTACCAGTGAGGAGCGACATGCTCGTCGGGTACACAAGGTGAAGATGTTGGAGAAACGTTATTCTGAGGGAGACAGCGAACGTGAATCTGCAGAGTAATCGCCTCACGATGCAATACCATCGAACTGCTCCGCTCTCGGAAGTGGACCCGGAAGTCTTTGCCGCGATTGAGAACGAGAAAAAACGCCAGCATAATCACCTGGAACTCATCGCCTCCGAGAACATTGCCAGCAAGGCAGTACTCGAAGCGATGGGTTCGGTGATGACTGATAAATACGCCGAAGGC harbors:
- a CDS encoding ribose-5-phosphate isomerase, with protein sequence MVIGLGADHAGYHLKNIVRSYLQQQGITVRDFGTHTDSPCDYPDFALMVANAVAQGECDLGILICGTGVGMSISANKVKGIRAAHAQDPVTARLARQHNDANVLCMGGRIIGAELAMEIVNAFLNASFTSEERHARRVHKVKMLEKRYSEGDSERESAE